A genomic stretch from Deltaproteobacteria bacterium includes:
- the prfB gene encoding peptide chain release factor 2 (programmed frameshift) has protein sequence MSVDLKQALKDLDQKLEDLKGYLDIDAKEIRLQELESIMARKDFWDAPEETKPILKERTALKDKLDAFHRLYAQLEDNKIMLDLAMEEADAATIEEVGNDIAKLEKETKDLSLTIMLNGDDDANNAIVSINAGAGGTEAQDWAEMLFRMYIRWVERKGFKVSVIDYQPGDEAGIKSVTFTAAGSYAYGYLKSEIGVHRLVRISPFNASGKRHTSFASVFVYPELDRGINIDIEDKDLRIDVYRASGAGGQHVNKTSSAVRITHLPTGIVVQCQQEKSQHRNKDMAMKVLKARIYQAEKQRQDEKMQEMHDSKDEIAWGSQIRSYVLHPYQMVKDHRINMDVGNVNAVLDGDIDPFIEGVLLAGKA, from the exons ACCTGAAACAGGCCCTCAAAGATCTCGACCAGAAACTCGAAGATCTGAAAGGATATCTT GACATAGATGCAAAAGAGATCCGGCTGCAAGAACTTGAAAGCATCATGGCCCGGAAAGATTTCTGGGATGCCCCCGAAGAGACAAAGCCCATATTGAAGGAGCGCACGGCACTGAAGGACAAGCTGGACGCCTTTCACCGGCTGTACGCCCAATTGGAAGACAATAAAATCATGCTGGACCTGGCCATGGAGGAAGCGGATGCTGCCACCATAGAGGAGGTCGGCAATGATATCGCCAAGCTGGAAAAGGAAACCAAGGACCTATCGCTCACCATTATGCTGAACGGCGATGACGATGCCAACAATGCCATCGTTTCCATCAACGCCGGGGCAGGAGGAACGGAAGCCCAGGATTGGGCGGAAATGCTGTTCAGAATGTACATTCGCTGGGTGGAACGCAAGGGGTTCAAGGTAAGCGTCATCGACTACCAGCCGGGTGACGAGGCTGGTATTAAAAGCGTCACCTTCACTGCCGCCGGCAGCTATGCCTACGGCTATCTGAAATCCGAAATCGGCGTTCACCGACTGGTGCGGATATCGCCGTTCAATGCCAGCGGGAAGCGCCACACCTCTTTTGCGTCTGTTTTTGTCTACCCCGAGTTGGACAGGGGCATCAACATCGACATAGAGGACAAGGACCTGCGCATCGACGTATACCGGGCCAGCGGTGCCGGCGGTCAGCACGTCAACAAAACCAGCAGCGCGGTGCGCATCACCCACCTGCCCACGGGAATCGTCGTCCAGTGCCAGCAGGAAAAATCCCAGCACCGCAACAAGGACATGGCCATGAAGGTGCTCAAGGCACGCATTTACCAGGCCGAAAAGCAACGGCAGGATGAAAAAATGCAGGAGATGCACGACAGCAAGGATGAGATCGCTTGGGGCAGCCAGATCCGGTCTTATGTCCTGCACCCCTACCAGATGGTGAAGGACCACCGCATTAACATGGATGTCGGCAATGTCAATGCCGTGCTGGACGGGGATATCGACCCCTTCATCGAGGGGGTGCTGCTGGCCGGCAAAGCCTGA
- a CDS encoding tartrate dehydrogenase: MKEDYAVAYKIALIPGDGIGREVIPEGARTLKVLSDTFGFEVSFSEFPYSCQYYIDHGVMMPQEALEALTSFDTILLGAVGAPGVPDHASLWGLLLPIRRTFHQYVNLRPVRLLPGIKTPLAGRGKEDIDFVVVRENSEGEYSEIGGRLFAGTEREVVVQEALFSKTGVDRILRYAFDLARQRPDRHVTSATKSNGIRYTMPFWDERFEAIAKEYRDIRTDQYHIDILTANFVMHPDWFDVVVGSNLFGDILSDLGPAVAGGIGIAPSANLNPERQYPSMFEPVHGSAPDIAGKGVANPIATLWSVQMMLDFLGENKAADELMKAIEAVTSSGFLTPDLGGCATTVEFTDRVINRIEGQK, encoded by the coding sequence ATGAAGGAGGATTACGCCGTGGCCTATAAAATTGCCCTGATTCCCGGAGACGGTATTGGCAGGGAGGTTATTCCCGAGGGGGCCCGAACGTTAAAAGTGCTCTCCGATACATTCGGCTTTGAGGTTTCCTTTTCGGAGTTCCCCTATTCCTGCCAATACTATATCGATCACGGCGTCATGATGCCGCAGGAAGCGCTGGAAGCATTAACATCGTTTGACACTATCCTGCTGGGCGCCGTAGGCGCTCCCGGTGTTCCCGACCACGCTTCCTTGTGGGGGCTCTTGCTGCCGATCCGCAGAACCTTCCACCAGTATGTAAACTTAAGGCCTGTGCGCCTGCTTCCCGGGATCAAGACCCCGCTGGCCGGCCGCGGAAAAGAGGATATCGATTTCGTGGTCGTCCGCGAAAACAGCGAGGGGGAGTATTCGGAAATAGGAGGGCGGTTGTTCGCCGGTACGGAAAGGGAGGTCGTTGTCCAGGAGGCCCTGTTTTCAAAAACGGGGGTAGACCGCATCCTCCGCTATGCCTTCGACCTTGCGCGCCAACGGCCGGACCGGCACGTCACATCGGCGACGAAATCCAATGGCATCCGCTACACGATGCCCTTCTGGGATGAGCGCTTCGAGGCCATTGCAAAAGAATACCGGGACATCCGCACCGACCAGTACCACATCGACATCCTCACCGCTAATTTCGTGATGCACCCCGACTGGTTCGACGTGGTCGTAGGCAGCAACCTCTTCGGTGATATCCTATCCGACCTGGGGCCGGCCGTGGCCGGCGGCATCGGCATTGCGCCGTCCGCAAATTTGAATCCGGAACGGCAATATCCCTCTATGTTTGAACCCGTCCACGGCTCCGCTCCGGACATTGCAGGCAAGGGCGTCGCCAACCCGATCGCGACCCTCTGGAGCGTGCAGATGATGCTTGATTTTTTAGGCGAGAATAAGGCTGCGGATGAATTGATGAAAGC